The DNA sequence TGATCCACAGTTCCTTGATAGAAGTCATTATGAAAGGATTAGCGTGTGGGGATCTAACTTCAAAGGCAAAAATCATGCTCTTCCAGTTAAATTATGGGGTCGTCTTTTAGGAAAGCACATAGGTATCTTCGTTTCTTCACCATAAAAATAGCTAGCCAGGGATCTTTTATTCTATTCGACCAAGAGATTCTTTCCCTTGGAGTTAAAGACCGACAATGTCTTCTCTTGATTGATGATGTATCTTAATCCTATTGCTAGGCGGTTGTGTAACCTAATGACATAGATGAGGCTTTAGATGTTTGAGCTTACTTGATTTAGAAAATGCATTTTGGAAGTTTGTTGCTTGATGAGCACATCAAAACTTAGGCCACATTTGATGATCAGTACAAAAGTCGAGACAagttaaattttattttatcccgTGTTTGGATTATGTCCAAGACAGGGTAAGACTAGATTAAGAGGGATATGACCCAAATAGAAATATCCAATGTGAGGGGTGGAATAAAGGTGAATAAGAATTTTTTTATATTCGTGATATAAAGCCTATTTTTCTCAGATAGCAAATTTCTTAGGATAATAAaattaaatgaataattaaatataaataatatgtaagttccaatataaaaaaagaaaaagaaaattcaAAATAACAAGACAAAGTTAACAACAATTTTTGCTGCATGTCCATCTACAAACCTGAATGCCGAGCCTTCAATTGTCTCACCATTTGGCCTTTACTCTTACTTTTAGCTTTTCTTTGCTATTAAATATCTCAAATCTCTAAAAATTTACGTAAGGTCATTTAAGACCATACCAATTTTTTTTCTATAATTTTTCGAAATCGattttttaaagttatttattagaAAAATGAAACAAGTTGTCCATAAATTTTTGCCAAATACGCAATGTGATACATGAACATTTAATTTGTATAATGCAATTTCTGAACTTTTGATATATGTTCATTTTAGTCAATAGACTATATGAAAATGTTCATTATTGTCTCGGATCTTAAATTAAtggaaatattatattaaatattttcATATGATTTGAGAACTACATTAAACATGTACTAATAGTTCATGAGTCACGTTGAACAAATCAAAATTTCATAGACTACATTGATCAGTAGGCTAAAGTTCAAGAATTATATTACATATTAAGTCAAAATTTATAGATCATTTGTATTATTTTTTCTTATTTAAATAGTAGGACTGGGTTCCTTTATGAAAGTTCTTTTATTATACCTTTTCAAAAATGGTGTTAGACAGTCATGGCCCTTCTTTTCTtttctctgtttttttttttttggtcactCGTATTTATCCAAATTTCTCTCTCTTTCTcctttctctctcttttttttttttttttgtcgtttTGTCGTGGACTCGTGGCCTTTTGTCCTTCCTCAAACAATTTCGTGGACACTTCGTGGTACGCGTGGCACGATGAACTTTTGTTTTTCTCATCGGAAGAAAATTGAGGGGCATTTGATTTTAGCCCGCCCATGTTCCTTCAATCTCTCTCACCAGACTTACTTTCGACAAAAAAGTCATTCTCCGACTCGGATTTGTTTAATTGACTTATGAACAGGGACTGTTGCATTCGCCCATGAAAAAGTCCAAGACATTGAACAATGCGTCTCACGTAGAGCAGCCGTTTTTGAAATTTGTGACATTCGTTTGATGCCGTCAGATGAAGATTCGTTTGGATTCTTCATAGCCTTGGTAATCCGCATCATTCTTCACCTAATTGCTAAGCGGACTTTGAGTGTGAGCCATGTCCGTCGAGATTCTTTTTCCGGTCTCTCTGCTAGCAGTTTTGACTTACGCTCAAGTGACCGGTTTCGTGTACAACGGTTTTAGATCGGCCAATCTGAGCCTCGACGGGATCGCCGGGATCACCTCCAATGGCCTCCTGAAGCTGAACAACGACACCAATCAGGAGCAGGAGGGCCACGCCTTCCATCCCTACCCGGTCCAGTTCAAGAACTTGCCGAACGGCACCGTCAAATCCTTCTCCACCACGTTCGTCTTCGCGGTTCGACCTCCGGATGCGAGCGTGAGAGTCAACGGCTTTGCCTTTGTTGTCGCACCCCAGAGAGGCCTCCCCGGGTCCCTGGCGGGCCGATATCTCGGCATGTTCAATGAAACCAACAATAACAAGTCTAGCAATCATGTGTTCGGGGTAGAACTCGACATGATCCTCAGCCCCGAGTTCCAGGACATTAACGATAACCACATCGGGATCGACTTGAACGGGCTGACGTCAGAAAAGGCAGCTCCGGCGGGGTATTATCAAGATAATGGGGAGTTCAACAACTTGTCCCTAATCAGCGGTCAAGAAATGCAAGTTTGGGTGGACTATGATGGTGCGTACAAACTGATCAATGTCACATTGGCTCCGATCAATGTGCAAAAACCGAAGACTCCCCTTCTGTCTCTTCAACGGGATCTCTCACCAATCATCAACGAGAACATGTATGTGGGCTTCTCAGCATCGATTGGTTCGCTCATAGCTTCTTACTATGTTACGGGTTGGAGCTTCAGTGTGAATGGAGAGGCTCAGGCACTTGACCTGTCCCGACTTCCTAAGCTTCCTCAGATCGGTAagaagacatcgaaagtaatgactATCGGGTTACCACTGATGGTTCTTTTCGTTGTATCGGTGCTGATCTCGGGTGCAGTTTACGTGATAAGAAGAAAAAGGAAATTGGCCGAGGTCCTTGAAGATTGGGAGAGGGACTACGGCCCGCACCGGTTCAAGTACAGAGATCTTTACATTGCGACAAAAGGATTCCGGGACCAAGAGTTATTAGGGGTCGGGGGGTTCGGCCGGGTCTATAGAGGAATCTTACCCACATCAAATATAGAGATTGCGGTGAAGATGGTCTCCCATGAATCGAGACAAGGCATGAGAGAATTTGTAGCGGAGATCATCAGCATCGGTAGGCTCCGTCACCGCAACCTAGTGGCGCTCCTCGGTTACTGCCGCCGGAAAGGGGAGTTGCTCTTGGTTTACGACTACATGCCCAATGGGAGCCTCGACAAGTACCTCTATAACCAACCAAAGGTCACCCTCAATTGGATGCAAAGATTAAGGGTGATCAAAGGAGTGGCATCTGGGCTGCTTTATCTGCATGAAGGGTGGGAGCAAGTGGTGATCCACAGGGATATAAAGGCGAGTAACATCTTGCTAGATGCTGAATTTAATGGAAGACTTGGAGATTTTGGGCTTGCGAGACTATACGACCATGGAACCGACCCTCAAACGACTCATGTCGTGGGAACGTTCGGTTATCTGGCCCCCGAGCAAATGCGTACTGGCAAGGCCACTACGAGCACCGACGTGTTTGCGTTCGGAGTGTTTTTGCTTGAGGTCACCTGCGGGAGAAGGCCAATAAAGCAAGGGGACACGGAGGACGTGACCTTAGTGGACTGGGTATCTTCTTGCTGGGACAGAGGCGACATTCTTGAGGCAAGTGATCCGAAATTGAGGGCGGAGTTTGTGGAAGAGGAAATGGAGTTGGTGCTGAAACTCGGGTTGATGTGTTCCCACCCCAATCCGTCGATGAGGCCAAGCATGCGTCAAGTATCGCAGTACTTGGAGGGCGATCTTCCGATGCCAGAATTGTCGTCCACCAACATTTCCTCCAGCCGTTTAACATTCGCTCATCGCGAAGGTTTGGATGATTTGGCCATGTCTTATCCGTCCTCCACAAGCAAGGCATTTTCGCACTTGTCTTCTGTCGCTGAATCGCTCACCTCAGGTGGTCGATGAGCCTCCAgtttattttcttattttattcCATCCTCCTTATATGGATTTTCTAGGTGCATGTCGGAACCATATTTTGGGTTATAATCAAAGCATAGAGTAGGTGCATGTTTCCTTAATAGTTCAGTGATGGCATGAGTTCTGATATTTTACATATTCTCTTCGCGAGTCATGGACGCAATGTACTTCGCGGCCCTTCAAGTTTGACTGGCTTGAAGCAAATTGAACAATAAACTTCTCGCGGCACATTATGCATATGATAAGATCTTAGCCATTCAGTCGAGTACGTCAGGAAAAGGACAGATTTCTTAGGAGAGCTTTAAGTCAATCCTACCCGGTCCCCTAGCCTAAAATCCGGTATGAGCAAAGCAGTCTGCCCCACTCACCCCAACTTCTGAGTTCTAACCCGGTAGAGGAGAACCCCTCAACATTATCATCTTCATACCTTTCGAAAGCAGCTTTCTTACTCGCTAAGGGGATAAGATAAGAATGCCTTTAAAATGTTCCAGCAATCTCAGCTAAAGCTCTTGCTTCAAGAATGGCTTGAGCTCGCAAGAGGTATGGGACCACACTGTCCAGGAGAGTCTGGCGGGAGTAACTCGAGTGAAACGTTTGGGAGGGGCTTGATCCTTCCTTAGGCCGATCAGAGAAAGTAGTCATTTTGATTCAGAGAGCTCAGCTAGAAAACATGGTCTTCATATTTTGTGCAATAGTCCTAGCCAGGGGTAACGCGCGCGTAAGCTCTCTCTGTATGAGTTGGACAGAAGCAATCTGCCTAAGACGGAAGGACAGGAGTTCTTTTTTTCTCTTAAACACTTCCTCCCCTGAAAACTGAATACATAGATTTAGGGATATCAACGGTTCAGTTTGATTTGGCCCGAACCATTTGGATGTGTGCTTGCTCTGAACCTAAACACGACATGAACCAGATATGACCCGAACCGAAAATGCAATTCGGTTTGATTTTCctcttatatatattattgttttgCGCTTCTCCTTCCCTTCTCACCCTCCCCTTCCCGATCCGGCCTGGTGACAAGGCCATGCTGTTGCCGAGCTCACCGTCGCCCCACCACCCCCCGCAGAAGCAAGCTTCCTCGAGTACAAGGAGGAAGTGGTGGCTGAGAAGTCCGATGCAGCAGGGTAGTCGGAGGGGATGGCGGAGAAGAAGTCAAGGGTCGAGCAGAAGCTCCCGAATGAGGGGGCCGGCGACAAGAAGTGGGCGAAGAGGAGCGTTGAGACATACAAGATCTACATTTTCAAGATGCTGAAGCCGGTCCACCAGGACATTGGCTTCTCGAGTAAGGCCATAGGCATCCTGAATAGCTTCATCTTCAATACGCTGGCCCAGGAATCGTTGTGGCTCATGCGCTACAACCAAAAGCCGACCGTCACCTCATGGGAGATCTAGACGGCCGTCCAGCTTGTGCTTCCCGGCTCGCCAAGCATGTTGTGGCGGACAGCACCAAGGCGACGACCTAGTTCACCAGCTCTTAGCGCTCTTTTGTTCTaggcgatcatcatcatcatcatcatattcttaTTATAATGTCATATTTATAAATGAAATGgaataaaagatttttttttaaatctttttcTAAAGGTGTACATGAGGTTAATTCACAGGACACAAATTCCCTACGACCTGTGCACATCCCTAATGAGTAGGGCTGTGGTGAGCAATGCGACAAATGGTTTTGACTTCTCTAGCAAGAGAATTTATTTACACGGTGAACTAACTAGTGTATAGGAAAGGTAAATGGATGGACAACTTCAATTCTTGGTATCAAAAGCATGCCATTACATTTTCTGTATCTCTCAGGGAGTCCCATTTGTGTGGAAAGATTGCATGGAGATAATTCAACTTTTATGATGCGTTTGTGAGAGTCTTTAAAGCAACTTCATGTCTCCAATGTTACTTTTGCAGTCGAATTTTAGGTTTGGTAAAAAATTTTCTTTATTCTTTTTAAAACGATTTGGATTGAACGCTGCCTTGATAGAGCCCAAATCTCAGGGTAAGTGCCCATTTATCTTAGACTTTCAACAATTCCGAGTGGCAAATAGAGGAGATTAACAAAAAAAAAGTTTCCGCCTTCGATCTTGTCCTGACTAGATTATTATGCTTCCAATTGTACCCCAACCcctcaatataatataatataatataatataatataatataatatattcacGAAAACCTTATTCTAGATAAAACTTCAGTAATCTGACGAATATATATGGCTGAAATGGTAGTAAATATTACTATTATTCTCATTGGGTCGACGACACACGTGCACCGCTAGTTTATCAAGAGTCCTTCAAGATTTGCTATCTCAATATATATTGTAGCAAACAATTCCGTATTAACAATCCACCATTTATTCTCACTTTATGTGGGTCGTATCTCAGGCCACCATGGTCGGGTGATGCCTGAAAAATTAACGGAATCACAAGAGCGAGGGCATTGCTCATCACCCAAGCAAGATCCACCCCCCTTGGCCTCACCTCCACCTTGAGGCCCTATCCATAACTTGACCTTGAACCCACCCACGCAGATATTGTTGTTCGAAGATGCAGTGGTCACCTACGTCTCCACGTTGCTTATGTGCCACATGAAGTTCTACAGTATGACCCCTGATCCAAGCACCTAAGCTCCCTCACCAACCAGGGAGTCGATCCATAGAGTTGTCCATTCATCAAAGGTAACAATTAAAGGAGAAAAATTACTAATACTTGGAACTCGAGTTTGGTTTAGAATGGCTTAAGTCTAGGTCGGATCGGGTATTTGTCATTAAAAATTGCATTGTCATTATGGATTAAATGAGTCGATTTTGGGGATCAGATTATTTTCGACTTGACTTGAATCAGATTTGTCCCACCCTTTTTTTTTGGGTTGGATTGTCTTACCCATATGACGAGCCCAGTTTTCACACTTATCAAGACACTTGTATTCAGTGTCGTAAAATGCTAAGGGGGTTAATGGAAATTGATTGCGCCCTAATGTATCTAACTCTCTCCAAATGTGGTGTTGTTTTGTAGAAGACAAACACATTACTTCAGCACAATCCTCTCTTTGGGTATATGAAAGCCCATTGATTTTCTTCCAGCAAGCGGCCGTGCGATGACGCACTGGCTCCTCCAAATCGAATAATCCATTTAAATGAGACTTGTACATACTTCAAATACTATTTCTGAGGCTGGACGCGAAAGGGAATGTTTCCTAAAGACGTTTTCAACCTAATTCCGCATAAAACGAAAGCCTAGTGGGCTTAGGGAGCCGTCAAGAAGTCTGAGCATGCGAGGAAAACATGTTGTATCACTTGAATTTGAGTTTGTGAGATTTTCCGAGCGTAAGGGGAATCTGGGAAGTTTTTGAGAATTGTGTGTTTCGT is a window from the Rutidosis leptorrhynchoides isolate AG116_Rl617_1_P2 unplaced genomic scaffold, CSIRO_AGI_Rlap_v1 contig544, whole genome shotgun sequence genome containing:
- the LOC139884380 gene encoding L-type lectin-domain containing receptor kinase IV.1-like, with protein sequence MSVEILFPVSLLAVLTYAQVTGFVYNGFRSANLSLDGIAGITSNGLLKLNNDTNQEQEGHAFHPYPVQFKNLPNGTVKSFSTTFVFAVRPPDASVRVNGFAFVVAPQRGLPGSLAGRYLGMFNETNNNKSSNHVFGVELDMILSPEFQDINDNHIGIDLNGLTSEKAAPAGYYQDNGEFNNLSLISGQEMQVWVDYDGAYKLINVTLAPINVQKPKTPLLSLQRDLSPIINENMYVGFSASIGSLIASYYVTGWSFSVNGEAQALDLSRLPKLPQIGKKTSKVMTIGLPLMVLFVVSVLISGAVYVIRRKRKLAEVLEDWERDYGPHRFKYRDLYIATKGFRDQELLGVGGFGRVYRGILPTSNIEIAVKMVSHESRQGMREFVAEIISIGRLRHRNLVALLGYCRRKGELLLVYDYMPNGSLDKYLYNQPKVTLNWMQRLRVIKGVASGLLYLHEGWEQVVIHRDIKASNILLDAEFNGRLGDFGLARLYDHGTDPQTTHVVGTFGYLAPEQMRTGKATTSTDVFAFGVFLLEVTCGRRPIKQGDTEDVTLVDWVSSCWDRGDILEASDPKLRAEFVEEEMELVLKLGLMCSHPNPSMRPSMRQVSQYLEGDLPMPELSSTNISSSRLTFAHREGLDDLAMSYPSSTSKAFSHLSSVAESLTSGGR